The Methanohalophilus portucalensis DNA window TATTTTCACAAATAAACGGTTAATTGTCGTTGATGTACAGGGCATGACGGGCAAGAAAAGAAGTTATCTGTCGATTCCCTATGACAAGATATCAAAATACAGCATTGAGACTGCAGGGCATTTCGATCTGGATGCAGAACTTAAGATATGGATTGGCAGTGATCCACGGCCGATTGAAAAGACCTTCAACAAAAAAGTGGATATTTATGAGTTGCAGAAAGTACTGTCCACACATGTGCTTGGCTGATTTTATCGGATTATGGTTTTTTATTTAGCAAGGCGGGTGATATGTATGCCCGCTGGATTCTTCTTATTTCAATGGGATTTCCTGTGTCTATTTATCGATGGAATTTGCAGGGGTTTAACTGTTTGTTGTTTTTGCAATAACTAATGCAATAAAATTATATGCATTGTATTATTTCCCCTATGTATTATCACAATTAATGAGAGATCACAATGAGCAGGGAATCAACGGGTGAGAATATCAATTTTGAGGAGAAGTTGTGGCAGACTGCAGATAAACTCCGGAATAATATGGATGCTGCGGAGTATAAGCATGTCGTGCTGGGTTTGATTTTCCTGAAGTATATTTCCGATGCTTTTGAGGAGAAGTACACTGAACTCAAAGAGGACGAGTGGGCCGATCCAGAAGATCAGGATGAGTACCTGGCCGAGAATATTTTCTGGGTGCCTCCGGAAGCCCGCTGGGAGTACCTGCAGAATAATGCCAAGAGACCGACTATCGGCAAACTTGTTGATGATGCGATGGCTGCGATTGAGAGGGATAATTCCACCCTGAAAGGTGTGCTGCCGAAGAATTATGCCCGGGAGGCCCTGGATAAGCAGCGACTCGGGGAGTTGATCGACCTGATCGGAACGATAGGACTGGGAGATCGGGAGAACCGCAGCAGGGATGTGCTGGGCAGGGTTTACGAGTATTTCCTGGGCAGGTTTGCGGATGCAGAGGGCAAGCGTGGCGGTCAGTTCTATACCCCGCGCAGTATTGTGAGGGTGCTTACCGAGATGATCGAGCCGTACCACGGCAGGGTGTACGATCCGTGCTGTGGTTCGGGCGGGATGTTTGTGCAGAGTGAGAAGTTCATTGAGGCCCATGGCGGCCGGGTTGATGATATCGCGGTGTACGGCCAGGAATCCAACCAGACGACCTGGCGGTTGTGCAAGATGAACCTTGCCATCAGGGGCATAGACGGTAATATCCAGTGGGGCGATTCTTTCCATGATGACCGGCACAGGGACCTGAAGGCGGATTTTATCCTGTCCAATCCGCCGTTTAATGATTCGGACTGGAAAGGCGACCAGCTGGCCGATGACAGCAGGTGGCAGTTCGGCAGGCCGCCGAAGGGCAATGCGAATTTTGCCTGGGTGCAGCATTACATCCACCATCTCTCCCCTACAGGCATTGCGGGTTTTGTGCTGGCCAACGGTTCGATGTCCTCAAATACCGCAGGCGAGGGAAATATTCGCAAAAGTATCGTGGAAGAGGACCTGGTGGATTGCATGATAGCCCTGCCGGGCCAGTTGTTCTACAATACGGGCATCCCGGCCTGCCTGTGGTTTGTGACCCGCGACAAGCAGAATAACAAATTCCGGGACCGCCGGGGTGAGGTGCTGTTCATTGATGCCCGGGAGATGGGTTATTTGCGGGATCGCACCCACCGGGAACTCACGGATGAGGAGATTAAGCAGATCGCCGACACCTACCATGCCTGGCGCGGTGAGGATGTCAGTTTTACATATGAGGATATCCCGGGTTTCTGCAAGTCCGCAAACCTCGAGGAGATCGCAAAGCACGACCACATCCTGACCCCGGGCCGTTATGTGGGCTTTGCCGAGGAGGAAGAGGACGATGAGCCCTTCGAGGAGAAGATGGAGCGGCTGACAACTCAATTGGCGAAGCAGTTCAGGGAGTCCCGGGAGCTGGAAGAGCGGATTAAGGAGAATTTGAAGGGGATTGGGTATGAGTTGTGATTGGCAAGAGTGGAATTTGAAAGAATGAATTTAGATCAAATTTTAGACCTGTGTCTTGTAATAATAAATTTCATCCTGATCTTTTTTATTTTCCTTCAATTTAGAGATTCAAGAAAGCCTGTTATTTTGACAGGAATAATCTCTGGGGACAAAGAGGTCACCGACCAGCCCAGTGTTCTGGAATCAGGCACATTGTTTTTTGTAATTAAAAACGAGTCTAATAATGTTGCAAAATCACTTGATGTTAGTTACCAATTCCATTTTGATGCATATTCGATAGAGGGAAAAAGTACTGATAACGAGATTAGTTATCTTAATCCCGGAGAAGCAACAAAAATTTTGTTGGAAACCAGTTCTATACGGAACAACAATCCAGATATTTTTGATAATGTTATTGTGGGTGACACAAGAAAAGTAATTCCTAAAAAGACACTGAAGATGAACTTGACTTTGCAGGTGCGTTATAATCCAATTTTTATTGGTTTCAAAAATAAGATAGAGGATACTTATTATATAGAATGGCTATCTCTGGAAAATGTTCCGGATTTTGATCAACACCCTGTTTTTAATTGCTGGAATAAACGCAATGAGAATTTTTACATCTTTAAGACATATGGCTCGGCCCAGAAAGTCGAGTTAACTGAAAATCCGGCTGATAATATTACAGAAAATTTTTAATTTTGAGATAAAACTATAAATTAAAGGGGCTGAAAGGTACTATAATTAACTACTTTCTATTATTTATGGGGAGTTATAGTATGAAAAAGCGTAAACCAACAAAAAAGCAATTAGAAAATTTAGCGAAAGGACAAGAAATACATTTCCAAAATCAATTGAAAAAGAGAGGCATTAATCTAAGCATGCCTTCAAGAAATGTGACCAGAGAATCCATGAGGCAACCTGCCACAAATAATATGACACAATTCAAGCCCAATGTTCAATTGTCATTATTCAATAAATTCATGGGATTAAAATTTTTCCCAATTGAAATTAATAATAAAAAAGAAAATCTTAACATTACAGAATTACTCAACTATATTTTCTCCCGTTTAGATATTCACAGGAAGAATATACATTCTAATAACGTTAAAATTGATCAAATTACTAATTATTTAGATTCAAGAGATGAAAAATATGTTAATACAATTAATGCAATGAATACTGAAATATTGCAATTAAAAGAAGAAAACGCAGAATTAAAAGAGCAAATTAAGGTCATATATGAAAATGCAACAAAAGACGAAGTTTAAACAAACTGAAATTGGCCTAATCCCTGAAGATTGGGTTCTTGACACAGTTGAAAACCAGTGTGATATAATCATGGGGCAATCTCCACCTTCTGAATACTATACACAAAATACAGGTGATTTACCATTTCTACAAGGTATTCGAACATTTTGTGACTTGTATCCTTGTTTTGACACATATTGTTCTAGTCCCAAAAAAATTGCTGCTAAAGGAGATATCTTGCTCAGTGTGCGGGCTCCAGTAGGTGAAACAAACATTGCGCCGAGAGAACTCTGCATAGGAAGAGGGCTAGCTTCGCTTAGAATGAAAAATCAAAATAACCACTTTTTGCTGTATTTATTGAGGAATTTTAAAAATAATCTGATCGCCAAAGGTACAGGAACGGTATATTCATCGGTAAATAAATCTACAATATCTAACTTGAGATTGCCCTTCCCTCCTCTCCCCGAACAAAGCGCCATCGCTGAAATCCTTTCCTCCCTCGACGACAAAATCGAACTCAACCGCCGGATGAATGCCACCCTCGAGCAGATCGCACAGGCCATCTTCAAGCAGTGGTTCATCGATTTCGAGTTTCCGGATGAGAATGGGCAGCCCTACAAATCCAGCGGCGGTGAGATGGTGGAGTCGGAGATGGGGGAGATTCCGAGAGGATGGGAAGTAAAGGAGCTGAAAAATTTTGGTAATATAATATGTGGAAAAACACCATCAAAGAAAATACATGATTACTATGAAGACGGAACTATTTCATTTATTAAAATTCCAGATATGAGAAATAAAATATTTCCTATTGATACTGAGGATAAATTATCTAAAAAAGGTGCAGAAGCAATTTACAAGAAAAAGGTCCCTGCAAATTCAGTTTGTGTAAGTTGCATTGCAACTGTTGGTTTAGTTTGCTTGACAAATGAGGAAGCATATACAAATCAGCAGATCAACTCTATCATTCCAGTTTCGAGTGTGAGTCCTTACTATCTTTATTTTGCTATGAAAGAACTATACGAAAAGTTACATTTGTGGGCTAGTGGTGGTTCGGCGACACTTAACCTCAATACAAAACAATTCTCTGGAATAAAGATAGTTATGCCACCAGCAGATGTCATGGTAAAATTCGATGATCAGAATGATTCCATTTTCAAGAAAATACTTTGTAACTCTGTAGAAAGCAAAGTACTTTCTCAAACCCGCGATTTATTGCTTCCTAAACTAATGTCTGGATATATACGTATTCAATTAAATGGTGATTAATTATGAAGGCAAAATCTGAGGAAATTAAACAATTGCTTGATGATGATAGTTTTGTCGATTTAATGCCTCTCCAGCAGAAAATAAGAGATTTGAAACTTCCTGTTGAACATAATGAGTATACATTAAATGAAGCTGTAGTAGACTTTAGTAATGTAAGAGATCTTTTGCTAGAAAGCATAGATAATGGTGTTTTAGATGATTATGATATAAATTCAAGAGAAACTATACAATCACACTTGACATCAATAAAAAGCAATATTGATAATATTTATCGAAAAGGGCAAAGAGAAGTACCGTCTTTGCTTAATAAAATACAAAATCTAAAAAAATATGTTTTTTTGAGTATGAATCTAGATCTTAGAGTTTCGGGTTTAGTTGATTACAAGGCTAAAATATCTGAATTGAATGAATTACAACAAAAGTATAACTCTTTGCTAAATGAAATTGAAGATGCTGCAAAAACAAATAAAGAAATCCACTCTCAAGTTGAAATTATAAAAGAAAACCTGTCTCAAAGTAATGATCTAATTAATCAACAAAAAAAATTGGATGAACAATTTGCTGTAAGAAATAGAAATACTTCTAAGATTACTTCCGAATTAGAATCTCGCCATAATCGTACTGAATCTATGGTGGATACAATTAGTGAATTTCATGAAAGCATAAATAATTATAAAGAAAGTCTGGATGATCATGAAAATAAAACACAAGAATTAATTGAAAATAATAAAGAATTAGAATCAAAAATTACTGATCTCTTAAGTTCGGCGGTTGGTGGGGCATTAGGCAAAACTTTTGGTGAGAGAAAGAGTGAACTTAAAGATTCAGAAATATTTTGGAAAAATGCTACCTTTGTTGCTATCTTGATTTTGTTTGGTGCAGCTGGGGCTTTATATTTTGAAATTTTAAGTGGAGTAGATGAAACTGCAACTATTATTTCAAAAATTTCTTTATTAATTCCTGCATCAGCAGCAGTTTGGTTTACAGCTTCTAATTATAACCGTGAACGTAAATTGCTTGAAGAATATGCTTTTAAATCATCTCTTTCTCTTTCATTGGATTCATACAGAAAAGTTCTGAATGAAGAATTAGACGGAGATGAAAGGGTTAAGATCGCAGAATTTTTGATCAATTCGATGGAAAAAATCTATTCATCACCTCTGGAAAATATATCCAAACATTCTCCTAAAGATGAAATTGAGATATCTCTGTTTGAAAAAATGATGAATTCTATAGGCAAGAATTGGAAATAACTCATATATATGAAATTTTATTCTCTACTCTAGCAATCCACTCTTCCCAAAAACTACCAATTCCCACCAAATTGGTAGTAATCTATTTATTCCAATAAATACCAATAAATACCAAAAACTAACGGATTGGTAGTTATGAAGGTTCCGCAGAAGGCCCCGGATATGTGGGCGGTGATTGAGAAGTATCCTGATGTGTATTCGCTGTTTGTTGATCCCGGGATACAGGAACTTGTTACAAAATATAACCGGGATTATCTGCACTGGGAGGAGCTGCGCCGCAGGAAACTGCCGGTGGAGGCGGAAAAACTCTGGGCTGTGATCAAAAGTAGCAGGGTGATGCAGGCGCGACACATCGAATTCGGGGAATGGGATTTCCAGTATGTGCAATCCAATGAAACCCTGCGCAGGCTGCACCTGCTGGACACCCGGGGGGCCGGTAATCTGGAAGGTCGGCCGGGTGGGGTCAGTGCTGCGGATCGCAGGCGGTATATCGTCAACTCCCTCATGGAAGAGGCCATCGCATCCAGCCAGCTGGAGGGGGCGGCCACCACCCGGGAAGCCGCCAAGCAGATGCTACGGCAAAAACGCCGGCCCCGGGATTACTCCGAGAAGATGATCGTCAACGGCTATCGCACCATTCGCAGGATCGCCGACATGAAAAGCAGGACCATTGACGTGGACACCCTGCTTGAAATCCACAGGGAGATCACCCGGGATACCATGGAAAACCCGGTGGATGAGGGCAAATTCCGGGACAACAACGACATAGTGGTAGCCGATCCGCAGGACGGGAGTAAAATCTATCACACTCCACCGGACTACCGCAAAATCCCGGCACTCATGCAGGAATTCTGTGAATTTGCCAGCAGCGATGAAGACGAATTCATCCATCCCCTAATCAAAGGGATCATGCTGCACTTTCTCATCGGCTACATTCATCCCTTCATCGACGGCAACGGCAGGTTTGCACGCTCCGTCTTCTACTGGTACATGCTTAGCCGGGGTTACTGGCTCTTTGAATACATGCCCATCTCCCGGATACTGCTTCACTCCAAGACGAAATACGCCCGCGCCTATCTTTACACCGAAACCGACGACAATGACCTGACATATTTCATAAACTACAACCTCTCGGCAATCGAAAAAGCCCTGGAGGACCTCGAGGAATACATTGTCCGCAAAAAGGAGGAACAGGCCGCAGCCATGCAGCTGATTGAATCCGCTGAAAACTTAAACCTCCGGCAGGCTGACATCCTCAAAACCCTGCTTGGAGAATCCGATAGGCTGTTCTCCATTGCTGAAATAATGGGCAAATACAATGTTGCCTACGACACCGCAAGACGCGATATGCAATATCTCTCGGAACTGGGGTATATTGAGCAAATAAAGGTCCGCAACAAATTGATGTACAGGTATTCAGGTGTAGCAGGGTGAATTAAATCCCGATACCTTACTTCCAGTCAAATCAGTACAATCAAATTTAATATACCAGAAACACGGATGATTAACTATGGAATATACAGTTGTTCTTGAGGTCGCAGAAGAGGGCGGGTACACGGCACGCTGTCTGGAACTTCCATCGGCTATAAGTGAAGGTGACACAAAGGCAGAAGCCCTGGAGAATATCCGGGAAGCCATCGAACTGGTGCTTGAAGTAACAGAGGAACAGGCCAAGGTTCTCGGGGAAATTACAAAGGTTGATGTTGCAAGTGCCTGAAATGCCAGTTATTTCCGGTCAGAAAGCCATCAAAACCCTGGTGAAACTCGGTTTTGTAGTTGTCAGGCAAAAGGGAAGCCATGTTTTTTTGCAACGTGAAAATGATACCGTTACCGTGCCCCTGCATAATCCACTTAAAAAAGGTACTCTGAAAAGTATCCTTAGGCAGTCTAACGTAACAATGGATGAATTTTTGCGGGTTCTAAAATAATATATCCAATCTGAGAACCGTACACGTTGCGCCTTGGTTAGTGGATGATTACCAGTGTTTGTCGGTAAATAAAATCAGGCTTATGACCGAATTTTTGTGTGGCCTCTGAATGGATGCCTGATCTTTAACTTCCATAAGTATCTGGAATGGTTAATTACCAAAAACTACCAATTTCTACCGGATTGGTAGTTTTAACACATTCTCCGGACATCTCTTGGCATAAATTAATAAAATATATCTAATAGTAAAACAACATATCCTGCAATGCCCTAATAATTTATGGGAAGTAATTCATGTCGGCCATAATCTCAGAATCTGAAGTAGAGGAAGCAGCCCTGGATATTCTTGTAAATGATCTGGGTTATGGATACCGGTACGGGCCTGATATTGCTCCCGGGATGCCTGATCAGGAGCGTGCAGGTTTTTCTGATGTGGTCCTTGAGAATCGCTTGCAGGCTGCAATCGCAATCCTCAATCCTGATATCCCCGTGCAGGCCCGGGTGGAAGCGCTGAAAAAGGTTGTCCGGGAAGAAAGTCAGGACCTGTTGCACAGCAACCGCAGTTTCCATAACATGCTTGTCAACGGTGTGGATGTGGAATACAAAAAGGAAAGTGGGGAAACCACCTATGATAAAGTTTGGCTTTTTGATTTTGAAAATTTCGATAACAACGATTTTCTGGCTGTAAACCAGTTCACAGTGGTAGAGGACAGGCATGAACGCCGGCCGGATGTAATTCTCTTTGTAAATGGGCTGCCTCTTGTTGTAATCGAACTCAAAAAACCCGACAACATGGAGAATTTTGAAGACAACGACCTTCTGGATAATGCCTACAACCAGTTACAGACCTACAAAAAAGAAATCCCTTCCCTGTTTCGCTACAATGCCATACTTGCAATCAGCGATGGGCAGGATGCCCGTGCAGGAACCCTTACATCAAACAGGGAATGGTTCCTCTCATGGAAGACCCTGGACGGAGAAAAAATTGCCGAATTCCTGGTACCGCCCATGGAAGTCCTCCTGAAAGGCATGTGTGAGCCGAAAATTCTTCTTGATCTTACATGCAATTTCATTGTATTTGAGGAAAATCACGGTCCTATCAGCAAAAAATTGGCCCGTTATCATCAGTACCATGCGGTCAATAAGGCTGTGGAAAAAACCAGGGGTGCCGTCTCTGCTGAAGGAGACCGCCGATGTGGGGTTGTATGGCATACCCAGGGTTCCGGGAAAAGCCTGTCAATGGTTTTCTATTCGGGCAAAATTGTACAGGCTCTTAACAACCCTACCGTCGTGGTAATAACAGACCGCAATGATCTGGACGGCCAGCTCTTTGAGAATTTTGCACGATGTCATGAGCTTTTACGCCAGACGCCGGTACAGGCAGAAAACCGCAACCATTTAAGGCAACTATTGTCAGTGGCCTCAGGCGGCATAATATTCACCACCATACAAAAATTCCTTCCCGGGGAGGATGAAGATCGCTTTCCAGTGCTTTCGGAAAGGAGCAATATTGTTGTAATTGCAGACGAGGCCCACAGGAGTCAATATGGTTTTGATGCAAAGATTACCCGGAAAGACAACGGTGCACAGATAAATTACGGCTTTGCAAAACACATGAGGGATGCTCTCCCTGAAGCCTCCTTCATCGGTTTTACAGGGACTCCTGTAGAACTGGAAGACCGCAACACCCCTGCAGTTTTCGGAGATTACATTGATATCTATGATATCGAGCAGGCTGTACGGGACAATGTAACCGTCCCGATTTATTATGAAAGCCGCCTTTCCAAACTGGAGATCTCAAACGAAGTCAGGGAAACCCTGGATTCGGACTTTTACGGGATAACCGAAGGCCGGGAAGATTATGAAACTGAAGAATTGAAAAGTCGCTGGTCACGGCTTGAGGCGGTTGTGGGCAGTAAAGACAATCTCAGCAAACTTGCCGGCGACATAATAGATCATTTTGAAAATCGTCTTGAAGTACTTGAAGGCAAAGGTATGATTGTCTGTATGAGCAGACGCATGTGTGCAGACCTCTACGCCGAAATCATAAAGTTTCGCCCGGAATGGCACGACGATGACGATCTTAAAGGTAATCTCAAGGTGATAATCACAGGCAGTGCCGCCGATGAGTCCCGGCTTCAGCCCCATATTCGCAGCAAGAACCAGAGACTTAAGGTCAGAGACAGGATGCAGGCCCCTGAAGATCCTCTAAAGTTTGTCATTGTATGCGACATGTGGCTGACAGGTTTTGATGCTCCTGCCCTTCACACCATGTATTTTATAAAATGGCTTACAGGTCACAACCTCATGCAGGCAATAGCACGTGTCAACAGGGTATTCGGTGATAAGCCCGGGGGCCTGATTGTAGATTATGTTGGTATACTGTATGATCTCAAAAAAGCCATGAATAACTATACGGAAAACGGCGGTCGGGGTGATCCTGCCAGTTTTAAGGAAGAAGCGATTGCATTAATGCGTGAAAAATATGAAATTGTAAAGGATATGTTTCATGGTTTTGATTATCAACGTATATTCTCCGCCTCGCCCCGGGAGAAGCTTTTAATTGTACGGCAGGGTGCGGATTTCATTCTCTCCAAAGGCAATACGGATAAGGCAAAGGATGATGAAAAGAAACGCTACATTAAA harbors:
- a CDS encoding PH domain-containing protein, encoding MGLSGIFGNAGVVEPEKLESDYGQLMCDGETIEIGFVVIRDTFIFTNKRLIVVDVQGMTGKKRSYLSIPYDKISKYSIETAGHFDLDAELKIWIGSDPRPIEKTFNKKVDIYELQKVLSTHVLG
- a CDS encoding class I SAM-dependent DNA methyltransferase — protein: MSRESTGENINFEEKLWQTADKLRNNMDAAEYKHVVLGLIFLKYISDAFEEKYTELKEDEWADPEDQDEYLAENIFWVPPEARWEYLQNNAKRPTIGKLVDDAMAAIERDNSTLKGVLPKNYAREALDKQRLGELIDLIGTIGLGDRENRSRDVLGRVYEYFLGRFADAEGKRGGQFYTPRSIVRVLTEMIEPYHGRVYDPCCGSGGMFVQSEKFIEAHGGRVDDIAVYGQESNQTTWRLCKMNLAIRGIDGNIQWGDSFHDDRHRDLKADFILSNPPFNDSDWKGDQLADDSRWQFGRPPKGNANFAWVQHYIHHLSPTGIAGFVLANGSMSSNTAGEGNIRKSIVEEDLVDCMIALPGQLFYNTGIPACLWFVTRDKQNNKFRDRRGEVLFIDAREMGYLRDRTHRELTDEEIKQIADTYHAWRGEDVSFTYEDIPGFCKSANLEEIAKHDHILTPGRYVGFAEEEEDDEPFEEKMERLTTQLAKQFRESRELEERIKENLKGIGYEL
- a CDS encoding type II toxin-antitoxin system HicB family antitoxin translates to MEYTVVLEVAEEGGYTARCLELPSAISEGDTKAEALENIREAIELVLEVTEEQAKVLGEITKVDVASA
- a CDS encoding Fic family protein, whose protein sequence is MKVPQKAPDMWAVIEKYPDVYSLFVDPGIQELVTKYNRDYLHWEELRRRKLPVEAEKLWAVIKSSRVMQARHIEFGEWDFQYVQSNETLRRLHLLDTRGAGNLEGRPGGVSAADRRRYIVNSLMEEAIASSQLEGAATTREAAKQMLRQKRRPRDYSEKMIVNGYRTIRRIADMKSRTIDVDTLLEIHREITRDTMENPVDEGKFRDNNDIVVADPQDGSKIYHTPPDYRKIPALMQEFCEFASSDEDEFIHPLIKGIMLHFLIGYIHPFIDGNGRFARSVFYWYMLSRGYWLFEYMPISRILLHSKTKYARAYLYTETDDNDLTYFINYNLSAIEKALEDLEEYIVRKKEEQAAAMQLIESAENLNLRQADILKTLLGESDRLFSIAEIMGKYNVAYDTARRDMQYLSELGYIEQIKVRNKLMYRYSGVAG
- a CDS encoding type I restriction endonuclease subunit R, translated to MSAIISESEVEEAALDILVNDLGYGYRYGPDIAPGMPDQERAGFSDVVLENRLQAAIAILNPDIPVQARVEALKKVVREESQDLLHSNRSFHNMLVNGVDVEYKKESGETTYDKVWLFDFENFDNNDFLAVNQFTVVEDRHERRPDVILFVNGLPLVVIELKKPDNMENFEDNDLLDNAYNQLQTYKKEIPSLFRYNAILAISDGQDARAGTLTSNREWFLSWKTLDGEKIAEFLVPPMEVLLKGMCEPKILLDLTCNFIVFEENHGPISKKLARYHQYHAVNKAVEKTRGAVSAEGDRRCGVVWHTQGSGKSLSMVFYSGKIVQALNNPTVVVITDRNDLDGQLFENFARCHELLRQTPVQAENRNHLRQLLSVASGGIIFTTIQKFLPGEDEDRFPVLSERSNIVVIADEAHRSQYGFDAKITRKDNGAQINYGFAKHMRDALPEASFIGFTGTPVELEDRNTPAVFGDYIDIYDIEQAVRDNVTVPIYYESRLSKLEISNEVRETLDSDFYGITEGREDYETEELKSRWSRLEAVVGSKDNLSKLAGDIIDHFENRLEVLEGKGMIVCMSRRMCADLYAEIIKFRPEWHDDDDLKGNLKVIITGSAADESRLQPHIRSKNQRLKVRDRMQAPEDPLKFVIVCDMWLTGFDAPALHTMYFIKWLTGHNLMQAIARVNRVFGDKPGGLIVDYVGILYDLKKAMNNYTENGGRGDPASFKEEAIALMREKYEIVKDMFHGFDYQRIFSASPREKLLIVRQGADFILSKGNTDKAKDDEKKRYIKHVAELSKALALSKPHEEVDQINEEVGYFQAVRSILVKIDRSSVKSNRELNSAIKNLVSRSIVTDEIIDIFDAAGLKKPDISLLSEDFLDEVRTLPQKNLAYEVLKKLLNDEIKTRTRKNRIQGKSFAEMLEKSVNKYKNRSIDNVRIIEELIELARKMREADLRGEDLGLTDEELAFYDALAANESAVDVLGDDTLRLMAEELVRLIRQNVTIDWTLRKNVQAKMRVNIKRLLKRYGYPPDKQKMATRNILEQAEIVCRDAAVSAT
- a CDS encoding restriction endonuclease subunit S, coding for MQQKTKFKQTEIGLIPEDWVLDTVENQCDIIMGQSPPSEYYTQNTGDLPFLQGIRTFCDLYPCFDTYCSSPKKIAAKGDILLSVRAPVGETNIAPRELCIGRGLASLRMKNQNNHFLLYLLRNFKNNLIAKGTGTVYSSVNKSTISNLRLPFPPLPEQSAIAEILSSLDDKIELNRRMNATLEQIAQAIFKQWFIDFEFPDENGQPYKSSGGEMVESEMGEIPRGWEVKELKNFGNIICGKTPSKKIHDYYEDGTISFIKIPDMRNKIFPIDTEDKLSKKGAEAIYKKKVPANSVCVSCIATVGLVCLTNEEAYTNQQINSIIPVSSVSPYYLYFAMKELYEKLHLWASGGSATLNLNTKQFSGIKIVMPPADVMVKFDDQNDSIFKKILCNSVESKVLSQTRDLLLPKLMSGYIRIQLNGD
- a CDS encoding coiled-coil domain-containing protein, coding for MKAKSEEIKQLLDDDSFVDLMPLQQKIRDLKLPVEHNEYTLNEAVVDFSNVRDLLLESIDNGVLDDYDINSRETIQSHLTSIKSNIDNIYRKGQREVPSLLNKIQNLKKYVFLSMNLDLRVSGLVDYKAKISELNELQQKYNSLLNEIEDAAKTNKEIHSQVEIIKENLSQSNDLINQQKKLDEQFAVRNRNTSKITSELESRHNRTESMVDTISEFHESINNYKESLDDHENKTQELIENNKELESKITDLLSSAVGGALGKTFGERKSELKDSEIFWKNATFVAILILFGAAGALYFEILSGVDETATIISKISLLIPASAAVWFTASNYNRERKLLEEYAFKSSLSLSLDSYRKVLNEELDGDERVKIAEFLINSMEKIYSSPLENISKHSPKDEIEISLFEKMMNSIGKNWK
- a CDS encoding type II toxin-antitoxin system HicA family toxin produces the protein MLQVPEMPVISGQKAIKTLVKLGFVVVRQKGSHVFLQRENDTVTVPLHNPLKKGTLKSILRQSNVTMDEFLRVLK